In Lysobacter luteus, a single window of DNA contains:
- a CDS encoding DMT family transporter: MPMSPTSKAFLQIHFCVVLWGFTAILGKLITLPALPLVWARMLLVVVALALLPKVWRGLRAMPPRLFWAYAGVGVLVALHWLTFYGAIKLANASVAATCIALATAFTAIVEPWLARTRFSKRDLALGIAVLPGVALVVGGVPDEMRIGIAVGALSALLVALFGSLNKRLVDHGEPLTVTAIELGAGTVALTLLAPLMPYFPVDAIAEAFAGDLLVMPGGRDIALLLVLSLVCTLLPFALSLMALRHMSAFAAQLAVNLEPVYAIILAILLLGEQRELEPPFYLGVVVILAAVLVHPLLARPRRMDHAEVLATAESKQLGE, from the coding sequence ATGCCCATGTCTCCGACCAGCAAGGCCTTCCTGCAGATCCACTTCTGCGTGGTGCTCTGGGGCTTCACCGCCATCCTGGGCAAGCTGATCACCCTGCCGGCGCTGCCGCTGGTGTGGGCCCGCATGCTGCTGGTGGTGGTGGCGTTGGCGCTGCTGCCGAAGGTCTGGCGTGGGCTGCGGGCGATGCCGCCGCGGCTGTTCTGGGCCTACGCCGGGGTGGGCGTGCTGGTGGCCCTGCACTGGCTGACCTTCTACGGCGCGATCAAGCTCGCCAACGCCTCGGTCGCCGCGACCTGCATCGCGCTGGCGACCGCGTTCACCGCGATCGTGGAGCCGTGGCTGGCGCGCACGCGGTTCAGCAAGCGCGACCTCGCGCTCGGCATCGCGGTGCTGCCCGGGGTGGCGCTGGTGGTGGGCGGCGTGCCGGACGAGATGCGCATCGGCATCGCGGTGGGCGCCCTGTCGGCGCTGCTGGTCGCGCTGTTCGGTTCGCTCAACAAGCGCCTGGTCGATCACGGGGAACCGCTCACCGTCACCGCCATCGAGCTGGGTGCAGGCACCGTCGCGCTGACCCTGCTGGCGCCGCTGATGCCGTACTTCCCGGTCGATGCGATCGCAGAGGCCTTTGCCGGCGACCTGCTGGTGATGCCCGGCGGACGCGACATCGCACTGCTGCTGGTGCTGTCGCTGGTGTGCACGCTGTTGCCGTTCGCCCTGTCGCTGATGGCGCTGCGCCACATGAGCGCGTTCGCCGCGCAACTGGCGGTCAACCTGGAGCCGGTCTACGCGATCATCCTGGCGATCCTGCTACTGGGCGAGCAGCGTGAGCTCGAGCCGCCGTTCTACCTCGGCGTGGTGGTGATCCTCGCCGCGGTACTGGTCCACCCGCTGCTGGCGCGCCCGCGCCGGATGGACCATGCCGAGGTGCTGGCCACGGCCGAATCAAAACAGCTTGGCGAGTAG
- a CDS encoding DUF72 domain-containing protein: protein MSEPDAGVPAIDGIRVGVGGWTFEPWRDTFYPDGLVQRRELEYASRRLSAIEINGTYYRAQKPETYARWAAETPDGFVFPVKAPRRITQSKVLAGTAGQVGDFLGGITALGDRLGPVVWQFDSNKRLDRDDVEAFLQLLPDRVDGHAMRHVLDVRDPGFFDADHLALARRHGIATVFADSDEHPSFADITGDFVYARLMRSRAELATGYAPAALDRWAERAREWAAGGEPGDLPRIGPVAPGKGRREVFIVFIGAAKERNPAAAMALIDRLQR from the coding sequence ATGAGCGAACCCGACGCCGGCGTACCGGCGATCGACGGGATCCGCGTCGGCGTGGGCGGCTGGACGTTCGAGCCGTGGCGCGACACCTTCTACCCCGATGGCCTGGTGCAGCGGCGGGAGCTCGAGTACGCCAGCCGGCGGTTGAGCGCGATCGAGATCAACGGCACCTATTACCGCGCCCAGAAGCCCGAGACCTACGCGCGCTGGGCCGCCGAAACACCCGATGGCTTCGTGTTCCCGGTCAAGGCACCGCGCCGGATCACGCAGTCGAAAGTGCTGGCCGGCACCGCCGGCCAGGTCGGGGACTTCCTCGGCGGCATCACCGCACTCGGCGACCGGCTCGGCCCGGTCGTCTGGCAATTCGACAGCAACAAGCGACTCGATCGCGACGATGTCGAGGCATTCCTGCAGTTGCTGCCCGACCGCGTCGACGGCCACGCGATGCGCCATGTGCTGGACGTGCGCGACCCCGGTTTCTTCGACGCCGACCACCTCGCGCTGGCGCGCCGCCACGGCATTGCGACCGTGTTCGCCGATTCCGACGAACATCCCTCCTTCGCCGACATCACCGGCGACTTCGTCTACGCGCGGCTCATGCGCTCGCGCGCCGAGCTGGCCACCGGCTACGCGCCGGCGGCGCTGGACCGCTGGGCCGAACGCGCGCGCGAATGGGCCGCCGGTGGCGAGCCCGGCGACCTGCCGCGGATCGGCCCTGTCGCGCCGGGCAAGGGCAGGCGCGAAGTTTTCATCGTGTTCATCGGCGCCGCCAAGGAACGCAACCCGGCCGCCGCGATGGCGCTGATCGACCGCCTGCAGCGCTGA
- a CDS encoding DoxX family protein translates to MNPNTQNDLGRLLLRVTLGVLVLLHGIAKLNGGLSGIVGMVEAQGLPGVLGYAVIIGEVVAPLMLIAGFHARIGGLLVAINMLVAIVLVHAGELAGFNRQGGWALELQGMFLVSAIVIALVGPGRFSVNQR, encoded by the coding sequence ATGAATCCAAACACCCAGAACGACCTCGGCAGGCTGCTGTTGCGCGTGACCCTCGGCGTGCTGGTGCTGCTGCACGGCATCGCCAAGCTCAACGGCGGCCTGTCGGGCATCGTCGGGATGGTGGAGGCACAGGGCCTGCCGGGCGTGCTCGGCTATGCGGTGATTATCGGCGAGGTGGTCGCGCCGCTCATGCTGATCGCCGGCTTCCACGCGCGCATCGGCGGCCTGCTGGTCGCGATCAACATGCTGGTGGCGATCGTGCTGGTGCATGCCGGCGAGCTGGCCGGCTTCAACCGCCAGGGCGGCTGGGCACTGGAGCTGCAGGGCATGTTCCTGGTCTCGGCCATCGTGATCGCGCTCGTCGGCCCGGGGCGTTTCAGCGTCAACCAGCGGTAA
- a CDS encoding class I SAM-dependent DNA methyltransferase, producing the protein MTKQYDQAYFDRWYRDPALRDTAIGGGARLARKVALAVASAEYHLERPIRTVLDIGAGEGAWRAPLLKLRPRLQYLGFDSSHYAVERFGARRNLHFARFGDFEHLRPCPPVDLLVCSDVLHYLPTRELDRGLPALAELCGGVAFLETFTRADGIDGDVEGFHARPAKFYRERFAGAGLAPLGSHLWLSPALRTGAAALEVPE; encoded by the coding sequence ATGACCAAACAGTACGACCAGGCCTACTTCGACCGCTGGTACCGCGACCCGGCCCTGCGCGACACCGCGATCGGCGGCGGCGCGCGACTTGCCCGGAAGGTAGCGCTCGCCGTCGCCAGCGCCGAATACCACCTGGAGCGGCCAATCCGGACCGTGCTCGATATCGGAGCCGGCGAAGGCGCCTGGCGCGCACCCCTACTTAAACTGCGGCCGAGACTCCAGTACCTGGGCTTCGACAGCAGCCACTACGCGGTGGAGCGTTTCGGGGCACGGCGCAACCTGCATTTCGCCCGCTTCGGCGATTTCGAGCACCTGCGTCCCTGCCCGCCGGTCGATCTGCTGGTCTGCAGCGACGTCCTGCATTACCTGCCCACGCGCGAGCTGGACCGCGGCCTGCCCGCACTGGCCGAGCTCTGCGGCGGCGTGGCCTTCCTGGAAACGTTCACCCGTGCCGACGGCATCGATGGCGACGTCGAAGGCTTCCACGCGCGGCCGGCGAAGTTCTACCGCGAGCGGTTCGCAGGCGCCGGCCTGGCGCCGCTCGGCTCGCACCTGTGGCTGTCGCCCGCGCTCAGGACCGGGGCCGCCGCGTTGGAAGTGCCTGAATAG
- a CDS encoding NUDIX hydrolase, with amino-acid sequence MPYTPIVATLGYVLSPDGREVLLVHRNARPDDQHLGKYNGLGGKIEPDEDVVAGMRREILEEAGITCEQLRLRGTVSWPGFGKRGEDWLGFVFLVTRFAGTPFTHNPEGTLEWVPLDRLHELPMWEGDRNFLPLVFDDDERQFHGVMPYREGRMVSWSHSRA; translated from the coding sequence ATGCCCTACACCCCGATCGTCGCAACCCTTGGCTACGTGCTGTCGCCCGACGGCCGCGAGGTGCTGCTGGTCCACCGCAATGCCCGTCCCGACGACCAGCACCTGGGCAAGTACAACGGCCTCGGCGGCAAAATCGAGCCCGACGAGGACGTGGTGGCCGGCATGCGCCGGGAGATCCTCGAGGAGGCCGGCATCACCTGCGAGCAGCTGCGCCTGCGCGGCACCGTCAGCTGGCCGGGGTTCGGCAAGCGGGGCGAGGACTGGCTGGGCTTCGTGTTCCTGGTGACGCGTTTCGCCGGCACGCCCTTCACCCACAACCCGGAAGGCACGCTGGAATGGGTGCCGCTGGACCGTCTGCACGAACTGCCGATGTGGGAGGGCGACCGTAACTTCCTGCCGCTGGTGTTCGACGACGACGAGCGGCAGTTCCACGGGGTCATGCCGTACCGCGAGGGGCGGATGGTCTCGTGGAGCCATTCGCGCGCCTGA
- a CDS encoding CopD family protein, protein MAAVFYLPRILVNIAEAGEAPAVRERLVLMGRRLYRFGHVMFALAVVLGLVLWLHFDIAGGWLHAKLLLVAVVLAYFIASGRWLKGVDAGRPLPSARSMRWFNELPVLVLVAIVWLVLAKPF, encoded by the coding sequence ATGGCGGCGGTGTTCTACCTGCCGCGGATCCTGGTCAACATCGCCGAGGCGGGTGAGGCGCCTGCGGTGCGCGAGCGGCTCGTGCTCATGGGGCGTCGGCTGTACCGTTTCGGGCACGTGATGTTCGCGCTGGCGGTGGTGCTGGGCCTGGTGCTGTGGCTGCACTTCGACATCGCCGGCGGCTGGCTCCACGCCAAGCTGCTGCTGGTGGCGGTGGTGCTGGCGTACTTCATCGCCAGCGGGCGCTGGCTGAAGGGCGTCGACGCGGGCCGGCCGTTGCCGTCGGCCCGGTCGATGCGCTGGTTCAACGAATTGCCGGTGCTGGTGCTGGTGGCGATCGTCTGGCTGGTGCTGGCCAAGCCGTTCTGA
- a CDS encoding peptidylprolyl isomerase — translation MPNPRLLSTALLLALFATGAAAQAPDSDEAAKPKSAQEILDASPDAHWRALDPANTLYMELDAGRVVIELAPQFAPRHVGNIRTLARESFWDGLSIYRSQDNFVVQFGDPTEEEADRKPLGSAEAHLPAEFERPAAGLGFTALPDADGWAPQVGFVDGFPAGRDPDTGTAWMAHCYGTLGAGRDMAADSSTGAELYVVTGQSPRQLDRNITVVGRVVDGIELLSVIPRGPDPMGFYEDPAKRTPIKAIRLASEVPPSERSQLEVLRTDSPTFAAATEARRNRRDDWYKVPAGHIDLCNVPLPVREADD, via the coding sequence GTGCCGAACCCGCGCCTGCTGTCGACCGCGTTGCTGCTTGCCCTGTTCGCCACCGGTGCCGCCGCGCAGGCGCCCGACTCGGACGAGGCGGCCAAACCAAAGTCGGCGCAGGAGATCCTCGACGCCTCGCCCGACGCGCACTGGCGCGCGCTGGACCCGGCCAACACGCTCTACATGGAGCTCGACGCCGGCCGGGTGGTGATCGAACTCGCTCCCCAGTTCGCCCCGCGCCACGTGGGCAACATCCGCACGCTGGCCCGCGAAAGTTTTTGGGATGGGCTGAGCATCTACCGCTCGCAGGACAACTTCGTGGTCCAGTTCGGCGACCCGACCGAGGAGGAAGCCGACCGCAAGCCCTTGGGCAGCGCCGAGGCGCACCTGCCGGCCGAGTTCGAGCGGCCGGCCGCCGGCCTGGGGTTCACCGCGCTGCCCGACGCCGACGGCTGGGCGCCGCAGGTCGGTTTCGTCGACGGATTCCCGGCCGGTCGGGACCCCGACACCGGCACCGCGTGGATGGCGCACTGCTACGGCACGCTCGGCGCCGGGCGCGACATGGCGGCCGATTCCAGCACCGGTGCCGAGCTGTACGTGGTAACCGGACAGTCGCCGCGGCAGCTGGACCGCAACATCACGGTGGTGGGCCGGGTCGTGGACGGCATCGAGTTGCTGTCGGTGATCCCGCGCGGCCCGGACCCGATGGGCTTCTACGAGGACCCGGCCAAGCGCACGCCGATCAAGGCGATCCGCCTGGCCAGCGAAGTACCGCCGTCCGAACGCAGCCAGCTCGAGGTACTGCGCACCGACAGCCCGACGTTCGCCGCCGCCACCGAGGCGCGCCGCAACCGCCGCGACGACTGGTACAAGGTCCCGGCCGGCCACATCGACCTGTGCAACGTGCCGTTGCCGGTGCGCGAGGCCGACGACTGA
- the dbpA gene encoding ATP-dependent RNA helicase DbpA: MNDAASDLSFTSLSLPAALLPGVDALGYTRMTPVQAQALPPILQGRDVIAQAPTGSGKTAAFGLGLLRDIDLGKVQTQALVLCPTRELADQVGRQIRKLALGLPNLKVSVLCGGMALGPQLASLEHDPHVVVGTPGRIQELLRKKALHLRGVRTLVLDEADRMLDMGFEEAIREIVGKTPKERQGLLFSATFPESIRTLATAMLRDPVEVTIEGDGQHAAIDQRFYQVEPAQRTALLAALLLEFQPPSCVVFCNMRRDADEVAGSLQHHGFDALALHGDMEQRDRDEVLVRFANRSCSVLVASDVAARGLDVEDLAAVVNYELPTDPDVYVHRIGRTGRAGRDGLALSLCTPREEARAQASAERTGVAIRWQRATPLAGKARNVPPAPMATLRIDGGKTDKLRPGDIVGALTGEAGLPVAAVGKIDVFATRSYVAIARDRAAAALARLREGRIKGRRFRINRL; this comes from the coding sequence ATGAACGATGCCGCCTCCGATCTCTCCTTCACCTCGCTGTCGCTGCCGGCAGCCCTGCTGCCAGGTGTCGACGCGCTCGGCTACACCCGGATGACGCCGGTCCAGGCGCAGGCGCTGCCACCGATCCTGCAGGGTCGCGATGTCATCGCGCAGGCGCCGACGGGCAGCGGCAAGACCGCGGCGTTCGGCCTGGGCCTGTTGCGCGACATCGACCTGGGCAAGGTGCAAACCCAGGCGCTGGTGTTGTGCCCGACCCGGGAGCTGGCCGACCAGGTCGGCCGTCAGATCCGCAAGCTGGCACTGGGGCTGCCGAACCTGAAGGTGTCGGTGCTGTGCGGCGGCATGGCGCTCGGTCCGCAGTTGGCATCGCTGGAGCACGACCCGCACGTGGTGGTCGGCACGCCGGGCCGGATCCAGGAGCTGCTGCGCAAGAAGGCGCTGCACCTGCGCGGCGTTCGCACGCTGGTGCTCGACGAGGCCGACCGGATGCTGGACATGGGCTTCGAGGAAGCCATCCGCGAGATCGTCGGCAAGACGCCGAAGGAGCGCCAGGGCCTGCTGTTCTCGGCGACGTTCCCCGAGTCGATCCGCACGTTGGCCACGGCGATGCTGCGCGACCCGGTCGAGGTCACCATCGAGGGCGACGGCCAGCACGCGGCGATCGACCAGCGGTTCTACCAGGTCGAACCGGCGCAGCGCACCGCGTTGCTGGCCGCCCTGCTGCTGGAATTCCAGCCGCCGTCGTGCGTGGTGTTCTGCAACATGCGGCGCGACGCCGATGAGGTCGCCGGGTCTCTGCAACACCACGGCTTCGATGCGCTGGCACTGCACGGCGACATGGAGCAGCGCGACCGCGACGAGGTGCTGGTGCGGTTCGCCAACCGCAGCTGCAGCGTGCTGGTGGCCAGCGACGTGGCGGCGCGCGGACTGGACGTCGAGGACCTGGCGGCCGTGGTGAACTACGAACTGCCGACCGACCCGGACGTCTACGTGCACCGCATCGGGCGCACCGGCCGCGCCGGCCGCGACGGGCTCGCGCTGAGCCTGTGCACGCCGCGCGAGGAGGCCCGCGCGCAGGCGAGTGCCGAGCGCACCGGGGTGGCGATCCGTTGGCAGCGGGCCACGCCGCTGGCCGGCAAGGCACGCAACGTCCCACCCGCGCCGATGGCGACGCTGCGCATCGACGGCGGCAAGACCGACAAGCTGCGCCCCGGCGACATCGTCGGCGCGCTGACCGGCGAGGCCGGCCTGCCGGTGGCGGCGGTCGGCAAGATCGACGTGTTCGCGACCCGCAGCTACGTGGCCATCGCCCGCGACCGTGCCGCGGCTGCATTGGCGCGGTTGCGGGAAGGCCGCATCAAGGGGCGCCGGTTCCGCATCAACCGCCTCTGA
- a CDS encoding polyhydroxyalkanoate depolymerase → MLYQMHEFGRAWMAPVTYWAEAGAKMFGANGGWPSTIPGANRLAAGYELLYRIGKDYEKPEFGIHRIEVDGRQHPVIEREVLRKPFCRLLRFKRYADDAGNITEMKGQPPVLVVAPLSGHHATLLRDTVRTLLRDHKVYVTDWVDARMIPASEGPFHLDDYVRYIEEFIRTIGADDLHVISVCQPTVPVLAAVSLMAARGEATPRSLVMMGGPIDTRESPTQVNDLAVDRPLWWFEANLVHPVPANYPGHGRRVYPGFLQHGGFVAMNPERHAQSHWDFYQHLVEGDLEDAASHRRFYDEYNAVLDMPAEYYLDTVRIVFKEHLLPRGLWEVGGERVDPAAITGTALLTIEGELDDISGQGQTRAAHALCSGVDDEHREHITVEGAGHYGIFSGRRWRRQVYPQVRDFIARQAARDSITA, encoded by the coding sequence CTGCTTTACCAGATGCACGAGTTCGGCCGCGCCTGGATGGCGCCGGTGACCTATTGGGCCGAGGCCGGCGCCAAGATGTTCGGCGCCAACGGCGGCTGGCCGTCCACCATCCCCGGTGCCAACCGCTTGGCGGCCGGCTACGAGCTGCTGTACCGGATCGGCAAGGACTACGAGAAGCCCGAGTTCGGCATCCACCGCATCGAGGTTGACGGCCGCCAGCACCCGGTGATCGAGCGGGAGGTGCTGCGCAAACCGTTCTGCCGGCTGCTGCGTTTCAAGCGCTATGCCGACGACGCCGGCAACATCACCGAGATGAAGGGCCAGCCGCCGGTGCTCGTGGTCGCGCCGCTGTCCGGCCACCACGCCACCCTGCTGCGCGACACGGTTCGCACGCTGCTGCGCGACCACAAGGTGTATGTCACCGACTGGGTCGACGCGCGCATGATCCCCGCCAGCGAGGGGCCGTTCCACCTCGATGACTACGTGCGCTACATCGAGGAGTTCATCCGGACCATCGGTGCCGACGACCTGCACGTGATCAGCGTCTGCCAGCCGACCGTCCCGGTGCTGGCGGCGGTGTCGCTGATGGCCGCGCGTGGCGAGGCGACCCCGCGCTCGCTGGTGATGATGGGCGGCCCGATCGACACCCGCGAGAGCCCGACGCAGGTCAACGACCTGGCCGTCGACCGCCCGCTGTGGTGGTTCGAGGCCAACCTGGTCCACCCGGTGCCGGCCAACTACCCCGGCCACGGCCGCCGTGTCTACCCGGGCTTCCTGCAGCACGGCGGCTTCGTCGCTATGAACCCGGAACGCCACGCGCAGTCGCACTGGGACTTCTACCAGCACCTGGTCGAAGGCGACTTGGAGGACGCCGCCTCGCACCGTCGCTTCTATGACGAGTACAACGCCGTGCTCGACATGCCGGCCGAGTACTACCTGGACACCGTGCGCATCGTGTTCAAGGAGCACCTGCTGCCGCGCGGGCTGTGGGAGGTGGGCGGCGAGCGGGTGGATCCAGCGGCGATCACCGGTACCGCGCTGCTCACCATCGAGGGTGAGCTGGACGACATCTCCGGCCAGGGCCAGACGCGCGCCGCGCATGCGCTGTGCAGCGGCGTCGACGACGAGCACCGCGAGCACATCACCGTCGAGGGTGCCGGCCACTACGGCATCTTCAGCGGTCGGCGCTGGCGCCGGCAGGTGTACCCGCAGGTCCGCGACTTCATCGCCCGGCAGGCGGCCCGCGACAGCATTACGGCCTGA
- the speG gene encoding spermidine N1-acetyltransferase, whose protein sequence is MPPPPPPTPTPYVTLRPLERSDLHFVHVLNNNRSVMGYWFEEPYESFVELEELYRKHIHDQSERRFIVEHEQADTQAHERVGLVELVEIDHLHRRAEFLIMISPEHQGRGFAKAATRRAINYAFRVLNLYKLYLLVDVDNASAIRVYEGAGFQREGVLVDEFFSDGRYRSVIRMCIFQHEALGREDERRDA, encoded by the coding sequence ATGCCGCCACCGCCACCGCCCACGCCCACCCCGTACGTGACCCTGCGCCCGCTCGAACGCAGCGACCTGCATTTCGTCCACGTGCTCAACAACAATCGCAGCGTGATGGGCTACTGGTTCGAAGAGCCGTACGAATCGTTCGTCGAGCTGGAGGAGCTGTACCGCAAGCACATCCACGACCAGTCCGAGCGGCGCTTCATCGTCGAGCACGAACAGGCCGACACCCAGGCGCACGAGCGGGTCGGGCTGGTGGAGCTCGTCGAGATCGACCACCTGCACCGGCGTGCGGAGTTCCTGATCATGATCTCGCCCGAGCACCAGGGGCGGGGCTTCGCCAAGGCCGCGACCCGCCGCGCGATCAACTATGCGTTCCGGGTGCTCAACCTCTACAAGCTGTACCTGCTGGTCGATGTCGACAACGCGTCGGCGATCCGGGTCTACGAGGGTGCCGGCTTCCAGCGCGAGGGCGTGCTGGTCGACGAGTTCTTCAGCGACGGGCGCTACCGCAGTGTCATCCGGATGTGCATCTTCCAGCACGAGGCGCTGGGCCGCGAGGACGAGCGGCGCGACGCCTGA
- a CDS encoding DMT family transporter codes for MSTPAGGTPAASVPDVPATPLREWLTPLELVVLAAIWGVSFMFQRVAAPEFGTAVLSELRLAFGALVLMPFLWARRSAFPARVWPKVVAVGAINSAVPFALFAWAAQHAPAGISAITNAMAVLFTALVGFLLFGEKIGLRRAVALLVGFAGVVVLASGKTAGPSLGLAVVAGCGAAFMYGIGVHLLRRYFTGMPQAALAAATLGTSALLTLPFAVAEWPEAPVSAQAWWSAALLGVLCTGLAYAVYYRLVQRIGASRAVTVTYLVPLFAVGWAWWLLDEPLTVSMGIAGLLILGSVAITQKTKA; via the coding sequence ATGTCGACCCCTGCCGGCGGGACGCCTGCCGCGTCCGTTCCCGATGTTCCCGCAACGCCGCTGCGCGAGTGGCTGACGCCGCTGGAACTGGTCGTGCTGGCCGCGATCTGGGGCGTGTCCTTCATGTTCCAGCGGGTTGCCGCGCCCGAGTTCGGCACCGCGGTGCTGTCGGAGCTGCGGCTGGCGTTTGGCGCGCTGGTGCTGATGCCGTTCCTGTGGGCGCGTCGGTCGGCCTTCCCGGCCCGGGTCTGGCCGAAGGTGGTGGCGGTCGGGGCGATCAACTCGGCCGTGCCGTTCGCGCTTTTCGCCTGGGCGGCCCAGCACGCGCCGGCGGGCATCAGCGCGATCACCAATGCGATGGCGGTGCTGTTCACGGCACTGGTCGGGTTCCTGCTCTTCGGCGAGAAGATCGGCCTGCGCCGCGCAGTGGCCCTGCTGGTGGGGTTTGCCGGCGTCGTGGTGCTGGCCAGCGGCAAGACCGCCGGCCCCAGCCTGGGCCTGGCGGTGGTGGCCGGCTGCGGGGCGGCGTTCATGTACGGCATCGGCGTGCACCTGCTGCGTCGTTACTTCACCGGCATGCCGCAGGCGGCGCTGGCCGCGGCGACGCTGGGCACCTCCGCGCTGCTGACCTTGCCGTTCGCCGTAGCGGAGTGGCCCGAGGCACCGGTATCGGCGCAGGCCTGGTGGTCGGCCGCGCTGCTGGGCGTGCTCTGCACCGGTCTGGCGTACGCGGTGTATTACCGGTTGGTGCAGCGCATCGGCGCCAGCCGGGCGGTCACCGTGACCTACCTGGTGCCGCTGTTCGCGGTCGGCTGGGCGTGGTGGCTGCTGGACGAGCCGTTGACGGTATCGATGGGCATCGCCGGGCTGCTGATCCTGGGCAGCGTCGCGATCACCCAGAAAACGAAGGCCTGA
- a CDS encoding alkaline phosphatase: protein MPARVRLPLLLASALSSALLTACVSTPQPRDSAPGATASLQVEVPAIERPAGETAAWWFRDGAAQAASRGAMAGRARNVILFVGDGMSLTTVAAARILDGQRKGQPGEENRLGWEDFPATALSKTYNTDQQTPDSAGTMSAMATGAKTRAGVISIGQSAPFGDCAASLEAPLVTLWELAAASGMATGVVTTARATHATPAATFSHAPNRNWESDSAMPAAAKAAGCVDIARQMIESPYGNGPDVLMGGGRTNFFPSDQADPEYPDARGRRADGRDLIAEWKRRHPGGTYAWNAGQLAAAPADGPLLGLFEPSHMQYEHDRPNDPAGEPSLAEMTRAAITRLATDADGYVLLVEAGRIDHAHHDGNAFRALGDTIALSEAVDVARRMTSADDTLVLVTADHAHTLTFAGYPTRGNPILGKVRETNADGSVETSTDALGLPFTTLGYANGPGYTGASGSQPAGPKSFPHRPGEYLAATGRPDLSLVDTGGPDYLQEATVPGGSESHGGDDVGIWARGPGSAAVRGSVEQNTIFHFMLQATPRLREAMCAAGRCNSDGVPVELPDASALHGH, encoded by the coding sequence ATGCCCGCACGCGTCCGCCTTCCCCTGCTGCTCGCCTCCGCGTTGTCCTCCGCCCTGCTGACCGCCTGCGTCAGCACGCCGCAGCCGCGGGACAGCGCCCCGGGGGCAACTGCAAGCCTGCAGGTCGAGGTCCCCGCCATCGAGCGCCCTGCCGGTGAAACCGCCGCCTGGTGGTTCCGCGACGGCGCCGCCCAGGCCGCCAGCCGCGGCGCGATGGCAGGCCGGGCGCGCAACGTGATCCTGTTCGTCGGCGACGGCATGAGCCTGACCACGGTCGCCGCCGCACGCATCCTCGACGGCCAGCGCAAGGGCCAGCCGGGCGAGGAGAACCGCCTGGGCTGGGAGGACTTCCCGGCCACCGCGCTGAGCAAGACCTACAACACCGACCAGCAGACCCCCGACTCGGCCGGCACCATGAGCGCCATGGCCACCGGCGCCAAGACCCGTGCAGGCGTCATCAGCATCGGCCAGTCGGCGCCGTTCGGCGACTGCGCGGCGTCGCTGGAAGCCCCGCTGGTGACGTTATGGGAGCTGGCGGCCGCCAGCGGCATGGCGACGGGCGTGGTAACCACCGCGCGCGCCACCCACGCCACCCCCGCAGCGACGTTCAGCCATGCGCCCAACCGCAACTGGGAGAGCGACAGCGCGATGCCGGCGGCGGCCAAAGCGGCGGGCTGCGTCGACATCGCCCGGCAGATGATCGAGTCGCCGTACGGCAACGGCCCCGACGTGCTGATGGGCGGCGGCCGCACCAATTTCTTCCCGTCCGACCAAGCCGACCCGGAATACCCCGACGCCCGCGGCCGCCGCGCCGACGGGCGCGACCTGATCGCCGAATGGAAGCGTCGCCACCCCGGCGGCACCTATGCGTGGAATGCCGGGCAGCTGGCCGCCGCGCCGGCCGACGGGCCGCTGCTGGGTCTGTTCGAACCCAGCCACATGCAGTACGAGCACGACCGCCCCAACGACCCAGCCGGCGAACCTAGCCTGGCCGAGATGACCCGCGCGGCGATCACCCGCCTGGCGACCGACGCGGACGGGTACGTGCTGCTGGTCGAGGCCGGCCGGATCGACCACGCCCACCACGACGGCAACGCTTTCCGCGCACTGGGCGACACGATCGCGCTGAGCGAGGCGGTCGACGTCGCGCGCCGGATGACCTCGGCCGACGACACCCTGGTACTGGTCACCGCCGACCATGCGCACACGCTGACGTTCGCCGGCTACCCGACACGTGGCAACCCGATCCTGGGCAAGGTCCGCGAGACCAACGCCGACGGCAGCGTCGAAACGTCCACCGACGCGCTGGGCCTGCCGTTCACCACGCTTGGCTACGCCAACGGCCCCGGCTACACCGGTGCCAGCGGCAGCCAGCCGGCCGGGCCGAAGTCGTTCCCGCACCGGCCGGGCGAGTACCTCGCCGCAACCGGCCGCCCGGACCTGAGCTTGGTCGACACCGGTGGCCCCGATTACCTGCAGGAGGCCACCGTGCCGGGCGGCAGCGAGTCGCATGGCGGCGACGACGTCGGCATCTGGGCACGGGGGCCGGGCAGCGCGGCGGTACGCGGCAGCGTCGAGCAGAACACCATCTTCCACTTCATGCTGCAGGCGACGCCACGGCTGCGCGAGGCGATGTGCGCGGCCGGTCGCTGCAACTCCGATGGCGTGCCGGTGGAACTGCCGGACGCCAGCGCCCTCCACGGGCACTGA